In one Solanum lycopersicum chromosome 11, SLM_r2.1 genomic region, the following are encoded:
- the LOC101263968 gene encoding uncharacterized protein — protein MCFMSDRNESIWKGTTNVYPESEHYACIWHLSVNVLKNFNRNTEDLKMLFFSLAKAYTKQQFETIMGKIDQIDTRIRPYLFDIGYSKWSRSYSNCKRTWTMTSNIAESLNNVNRLARRLPVISLLEFMRVTIQRWIHKHNEEADKTTSNLTKKYDVYLQKIITLSCNMRVIPSTVDLHAVAEGAKKYIVNLNTRMCSCGRFQHYEIPCGHAIAVLRYRKFHEADFCSAFYSLKNFKDVVTTQNRAATGTHTYPPM, from the exons ATGTGTTTTATGTCAGACAGAAATGAAAGCATATGGAAAGGGACAACAAATGTATATCCTGAATCAGAACATTATGCATGCATATGGCATTTATCAGTCAATGTTTTGAAGAATTTCAATAGAAATACTGAAGATTTGAAGATGTTGTTCTTTTCATTGGCAAAAGCTTATACAAAACAACAGTTTGAGACAATTATGGGAAAAATAGATCAGATAGATACGCGAATACGACCATACTTGTTTGATATTGGTTATAGCAAATGGTCAAGATCTTACTCGAATTGTAAGCGCACATGGACGATGACTTCAAACATCGCGGAGTCATTGAATAATGTTAACAGATTAGCACGGAGGTTACCAGTGATTTCACTTCTTGAGTTTATGAGGGTGACAATTCAGAGGTGGATTCACAAGCATAATGAGGAGGCTGATAAGACTACATctaatttgacaaaaaaatatgatgtttatCTACAGAAAATTATTACGTTGTCGTGCAATATGAGG GTGATACCTTCAACTGTTGATCTGCACGCTGTAGCTGAAGGAGCAAAGAAATACATAGTAAATTTGAACACAAGGATGTGTAGTTGCGGAAGATTTCAACATTATGAGATACCATGTGGTCATGCAATTGCTGTTCTCCGGTACAGGAAGTTCCATGAAGCAGATTTCTGTTCTGCTTTTTATAGCCTCAAGAATTTCAAAgatgttgtcacgacccaaaaccgggctgcgactggcacccacacttaccctcctatgtga